One Osmerus eperlanus chromosome 13, fOsmEpe2.1, whole genome shotgun sequence genomic region harbors:
- the trmt12 gene encoding tRNA wybutosine-synthesizing protein 2 homolog, with the protein MNGVPSLRVLPSHAQQLRKYLQACGGLDLRYTVQKLSDGTVAIPVLPSCLPQLDLHSLQHRVTSESPCEIIRIPVPKLSKRERGRSSSETLVKSLQELLNSHGEGWTEDLRGDLACGFQRHGDLVLLEDNCFSKPVWNKIGPELWPAVAHGLGAERLAQMGRISRDGFRTPVVTMLLGEDHWVTHVDNRIRYQFDVTKCMFSSGNITEKIRIASFDCHGEIVVDLYAGIGYFTLPYLVHAGASHVHACEWNPDAVEALERNLQLNGMSHLCTIHHGDNRQLPLCDLADRVNLGLIPSSQDSWPVACRLLKRKTGGVLHIHHNVTSPPHKTGCESSFIATVERAPKTRDKKVWQAWADDTAIQISTLLQDITVEPWRTSVQHIQHVKSYAPHVHHIVLDLECRPLQFKQTALDVDSMFG; encoded by the exons ATGAATGGTGTTCCGAGTCTGAGAGTGTTGCCAAGCCATGCACAACAGCTAAG GAAATATCTGCAAGCTTGTGGTGGTCTTGATCTGAGATACACCGTGCAGAAGCTCTCTGACGGAACAGTAGCTATCCCAGTCCTGCCTTCTTGCCTGCCACAGCTTGACCTGCACAGTCTCCAACACAGAGTGACCTCGGAGAGTCCCTGTGAAATCATCCGCATTCCG GTTCCTAAGCTttcaaagagggagaggggcaggtcaAGCAGTGAAACACTGGTGAAAAGCCTGCAAGAACTACTAAATTCCCATGGAGAAGGTTGGACTGAAGATCTCAGAGGGGACCTTGCATGTGGTTTTCAGCGTCATGGAGATTTGGTTCTTTTAGAGGATAACTGTTTCTCTAAGCCAGTATGGAACAAAATTG GTCCAGAGTTGTGGCCTGCGGTTGCCCATGGGCTGGGTGCAGAACGTCTGGCACAGATGGGTCGAATCTCCAGGGATGGATTCAGAACTCCTGTGGTGACCATGCTGTTAGGAGAGGACCACTGGGTCACTCATGTAGACAACAGGATTAG GTATCAGTTTGATGTCACCAAATGCATGTTCTCTTCTGGAAACATCACAGAGAAGATAAGGATAGCCTCATTTGATTGCCATGGGGAGATTGTGGTGGATTTATATGCAG GTATCGGCTACTTCACTCTTCCGTACTTGGTGCATGCAGGAGCCAGTCATGTTCACGCTTGTGAGTGGAACCCTGATGCAGTGGAAGCTCTGGAGAGAAACCTGCAACTGAATGGGATGTCCCATCTCTGCACCATTCACCATGGAGACAACCGACAA CTGCCACTGTGCGATCTTGCTGATCGGGTGAATTTGGGCCTCATACCAAGCTCTCAGGACAGTTGGCCTGTTGCGTGCCGGCTGTTGAAGAGAAAGACCGGTGGTGTATTGCACATTCACCACAATGTTACCTCACCACCACACAAAACAGGTTGTGAAAGTTCCTTTATTGCTACGGTCGAGAGAGCACCTAAGACAAGAGATAAAAAGGTCTGGCAGGCCTGGGCAGATGACACTGCCATCCAGATATCCACTCTACTACAGGACATCACTGTCGAGCCATGGAGGACTAGCGTCCAACACATTCAGCATGTCAAGTCATATGCTCCTCATGTACACCACATAGTACTGGACTTGGAGTGCAGGCCACTCCAGTTTAAACAGACCGCTTTGGATGTTGACAGCATGTTTGGTTAG